The following is a genomic window from Xenopus laevis strain J_2021 chromosome 2L, Xenopus_laevis_v10.1, whole genome shotgun sequence.
GACAAATGATCAGATGTGTGGGGATCCTAAATACTCAGAACTGCTCCAGTGCTCCAATAGTTGCCATATCCAAAACTTACCTTCTAAGTGGTTTTTGAGTGAAGGTGCTAAAGGATGAGAGGCGACACTTACTACAGGTTGCCCTTGAGAAGAAAAGATCTCCTGGATTCTCTGCATGGCCAACGACTTCAccaacttttcattcagcagatTCATCTGGATTTCTGCAATAGGGAGAACAGTGTAACAGTCTGTTTGTGCAGATGCAGCTGCCAATGTTCTGTTGTCTATTTTCAGCCATAGCTTCTGCATGCATTTTctagcacaaggctgcagaactGCAATTAATATGCGACAAACAATATGATGAAAGTAAATGCACGTGCAAGTCAGAGGCATACTACGTAGGATTCATTTCCATCTGAGAAACCATGTAATAACATGTATGTCAGTGTAAACTAATAacgatataggtatgggatctgttatctggaaacctgttatccagaaagctccaaattatggaatggctatgTCGCAtagaatgatttccctttcctctgtagtATCAAACCagtacttgatcctgactaaaatataatcaaaccttactggaagcaaaaccagcctattgggttaatttaatgattttctaatagacttcaggtatggagatccaaattacgaaaacatccgttatatggaaaactGAACAAACAAGTATAGTTAAAGGAATGTGTTGCCTGATTCATAGATATACCTGATACTCCAATAACTAATTAGGCTTAAAATGTCTTGCCAGTCACTGAAACATGGGAAGAAGATTCTGCACACTGAAAACGTGGAAAGTTTCTTTCCAGGGACGATGCTCTTgttagaaaagaaaagatttgCACGTGTGACTATAAAAGAGCAATTACTGGGAAAGCTAAGATGGTGCTGTGATGCCACAATTCAAAATTTTCCTGGGCCACTGCAGTTTtttcctaacaggagcactggcccggggaaCAAACCTATTGATTATATAAATAGGGTGGGTAGAAAACTGCATGTTGTCACAGGACACTGATAATGAAGGGGATGTCTTGTTACTGAGCACAAATGTTTTAATCCTGTAATACACCTTACACTGGCCATACAGAATCTGGACTGCTGATATGATCTGGTTGTTGGTTGGGGGTCCaaataagcatttaaaaaatgtaattctatcaGAAGAAAAATAATCTGTTATACAACCACAAATGGGGAGTGTATGGGGTTTACTCTCAACACCAAAACATGATGTGATTCGATCAAATGGCCTATGGGCCGACATAAATGTGCAAGTAGAGCTCACTCTGCattcaggtcaggaaaaacttaaTTTACTGTGGACTCTTAGAAtttgtatattaaattatatgttatgttatatgtCCCCTTTCAGAGCATTAAAATGATTAACAAATAAGCCAAACAACCCACAGCAATGAGTTACACTGGCTTTATGTTAtgcacaattaaaaacaaaaggtaattaaagaaaacatactCTTGTTCCATGAAGCTGAACACAATGGACTGTGCTGTAACAAAGCAATTGGGATCCACTTGGCCGTCCTCCCCACAA
Proteins encoded in this region:
- the LOC121399825 gene encoding A-kinase anchor protein 10, mitochondrial-like, with translation MSQKLMKSIERDAVHTFTKYISPDAAKRFPISEEIRSDIVAKICGEDGQVDPNCFVTAQSIVFSFMEQEYVFFNYLLFLIVHNIKPV